The nucleotide sequence CGCCCTGGCCCGCACCCAGGCGGGGCTCGCCGCCGCCGCCCTCGCCTCCGCCGGCGCCGGGCCCACCGAGTTGCTGGTGCTGCGCACCCGCGGCGACGTCGAGGCCGACACCCCGGCGTCGCGGATGACCGGCGACGGCTGGTTCACCTCGGAGCTCGAGGCGGCGCTGGTCGAGGGCCGCGCCGAGGTCGCGGTGCACAGCGCCAAGGACCTGCCCTCGCAGCTCCGCGACGGCCTGGTGCTCGCCGCCCACCTCGAGCGCGCCGACTGCCGCGACGCCCTGGTCACCCGCGACGGCGGCGGCCTCGACGCGCTCCCCGCGGGCGCCTCGGTGGCCACCAGCAGCCCGCGCCGGGAGGCGTTCCTCCACATCCTCCGGCCCGACCTGCGGGTGGTGCCGATCCGCGGCAACGTCGACACCCGGCTGCGCCGCCTCGACGAGGGCCGGGTCGACGCCCTCGTCCTCGCCTGCGCCGGTCTCGACCGGATCGGGCTCGGCGGCCGGATCGCAGAGCGCCTCGACCCCCGCAGCTTCGTGCCCGCGCCGGCCCAGGGCGCGGTCGGGCTCGAGACCCTGGCGGGCTCGGACGCGGCCCGGCGCTGCTGGCTCGCCAACCACACCGCCACCTCGGCGGCGGTGACCGCAGAGCGCGCCGTGCTCACCTCGCTCGGCGGCGGCTGCCGCCTGCCGCTCGGCGCCTGGGCGCGGCTGGAGCCGATCGACGGCGCCGAGGGCTGGGTCCGTCTGGTCCTGATCGCGGCGCTCGCCACCGCCGGCGGGCTGCGCAGCGTGGAGCTCGACGGCGAGCCCGGCGAGGCCGCGGCGCTCGGCGCACGGGCGGCGGAGCGGCTCCGGTGACTCCGGTGGGGAGGACTCCCCCCCAGCCCCCCCGGCCGGCGGGGATCGTCCATCTCGTCGGCGCCGGACCCGGGGATCCCGAGCTGATCACCCTGCGCGGCCGCGACCTCCTCGCCGGCTGCGACGCGGTGGTGCTCGACGCCCTCGCCAGCCCGCTGCTGCTCGCCCACCTCCGCCCCGGCGCCGAGGTCTTCGAGATGGGCAAGCGGGCCGGCGAGCCCTCGGCCACCCAGGCCGAGATCGGGGCCCTGCTGGTGCGCCTCGCCCGCGAGGGCCGGCGGGTGGTGCGCCTCAAGGGCGGCGACCCCTTCGTGTTCGGTCGCGGCGGCGAGGAGTGCGAGCTGCTCGAGGCCGAGGGGATCGCCTACGAGGTCGTCCCCGGGGTCACCAGCGCCATCGCCGCGCCCGGCGCCGCCGGCATCCCGGTCACCCACCGCGACTGGGCGGGGCACGTCACCGTGGTCACCGGCCACGAGCGCGGCGACGCCGACGGCTCCCACGTCGACCTCGCCGCCCTCGCCGGGCTGCTCCCCGACGGCACCCTGGTCTTCCTGATGGGGGCGCGCACCCTGCCCCGGATCACCGCCGGCCTGCTCGCCGCCGGTGCCGACCCGGCCACCCCGGCGGCCTCGGTGCAGTGGGGCACCGACCCCCGCCAGCGCAGCTGCTCGGCGACCCTGGCCACGATCGCCGACGCCGTCGCCGCCGCCGAGATGGGGGCGCCGATGGTGACCGTGATCGGGCGGGTGGCGGCGCTCCGCGACCGGCTCGGCAGCATCGGACGGCGGCCGCTCTCGGGACGGCGCATCCTCGTCACCCGGGCCCGCGCCCAGGCCAGCGGCTTCGTCGAGCGGCTCCGCCGGCTCGGCGCCGAGGCGGTCGAGCTCCCGGTGATCGCGGTCGAGCCCCTCGGCGAGCGCCGCGACCTCGAGGAGGCGGCGCGGCGGATCGCCGCCGAGGCGGCGTCCCCGCCCCCGGGCGGCCGGCACGCGGTCTTCACCAGCGCCAACGCGGTGCGGCTGGTCTGGGTGGCGGTGCGCGCCGCCGGGCTCGACGCCCGCTGCTTCGCCGGGATGCGGCTGGTCGCGATCGGCCCCGAGACCGCCGCGGCGCTGCTCGAGTGCGGCCTCGCCGCCGACCTCGTGCCCGAGGAGTACATCGCCGAGGCGGTGGCCGACGCGATGATCGCCGGCGGTGTCGCCGGGGCCCGGGTGTGGCTGCCCCGGGCGGCGGCGGCCCGCGACGTGCTGCCGGTGCGGCTGCGCGAGGCCGGCGCCGACGTCGAGGTGCTGCCGATCTACCGCACCGTCCTCCCCGAGGGCACCGCCGAGCTGCTGCGCGCCGAGCTGGGACGCGGCGTCGACGCGGTCACCTTCACCAGCAGCAGCACCGTGAACCACTTCCGCGAGGCCCTGGACGGGTCGCCCTTCCCGGCCGGGGCGATCGCCGCCTGCATCGGGCCGGTGACCGCCCGCACCGCCCGCGAGGCCGGCTACCCGGTCGCGGTGGTGGCCACCGAGTACACCACCGCGGGCCTCGCCGCCGCGCTCAGCGCCCACTATTTTCGCGGAGAGACCTCCCCCAGCCCCACGACGCTGGGAACCCCCGCCTCGCTACCCTGACGACC is from Candidatus Dormiibacterota bacterium and encodes:
- the hemC gene encoding hydroxymethylbilane synthase; its protein translation is MTSLHPSSPAPPPPPPAAAILRLATRGSALARTQAGLAAAALASAGAGPTELLVLRTRGDVEADTPASRMTGDGWFTSELEAALVEGRAEVAVHSAKDLPSQLRDGLVLAAHLERADCRDALVTRDGGGLDALPAGASVATSSPRREAFLHILRPDLRVVPIRGNVDTRLRRLDEGRVDALVLACAGLDRIGLGGRIAERLDPRSFVPAPAQGAVGLETLAGSDAARRCWLANHTATSAAVTAERAVLTSLGGGCRLPLGAWARLEPIDGAEGWVRLVLIAALATAGGLRSVELDGEPGEAAALGARAAERLR
- the cobA gene encoding uroporphyrinogen-III C-methyltransferase — its product is MTPVGRTPPQPPRPAGIVHLVGAGPGDPELITLRGRDLLAGCDAVVLDALASPLLLAHLRPGAEVFEMGKRAGEPSATQAEIGALLVRLAREGRRVVRLKGGDPFVFGRGGEECELLEAEGIAYEVVPGVTSAIAAPGAAGIPVTHRDWAGHVTVVTGHERGDADGSHVDLAALAGLLPDGTLVFLMGARTLPRITAGLLAAGADPATPAASVQWGTDPRQRSCSATLATIADAVAAAEMGAPMVTVIGRVAALRDRLGSIGRRPLSGRRILVTRARAQASGFVERLRRLGAEAVELPVIAVEPLGERRDLEEAARRIAAEAASPPPGGRHAVFTSANAVRLVWVAVRAAGLDARCFAGMRLVAIGPETAAALLECGLAADLVPEEYIAEAVADAMIAGGVAGARVWLPRAAAARDVLPVRLREAGADVEVLPIYRTVLPEGTAELLRAELGRGVDAVTFTSSSTVNHFREALDGSPFPAGAIAACIGPVTARTAREAGYPVAVVATEYTTAGLAAALSAHYFRGETSPSPTTLGTPASLP